A segment of the Vespula pensylvanica isolate Volc-1 chromosome 9, ASM1446617v1, whole genome shotgun sequence genome:
tatacattatatattattataatcttcaCAAATATGCTAATTATCCCAaggtttaattattaataattcattgaaaGTAAAAACTTGTCATAGTGtgttttttgtatatatattccatcctttctccatctctataTTTTATGTTCGCTCGAGATCCGCGTGTAAGATGTAAATAGATGTAAGAAGACAAAtgtcttctctatttctttatataaatttgtatataattaatatatagatattttttgtttatatctccattaaagatttcattaaatttacaaaaggTGTTTAGGAATTTCtaaaacacatatacacggtgtgtgtgcatatatatatatatatatatatatattaattcacacacagattttattttattagttgATTTTCGTATCATCTATGttttaagttttctttttttttctttttttttctttctttttttttcatatcattcAGCTATCTGTTGctgttttttaaatctatgaaattcttttaatcttaTAGCTTGCGTGCGAATAAATCCTTCAGCATCTTCCGGTTGAAAATCTCCTTGTTTATCCATTGAGACCAGATTTTCGTTATACAACGAGATATCGCTAGATCTTCCAAGGATCGATACTGTAAGATCAATAAAACTTTAAGTGtcagtctatatatatatatatatatatataaatttatttgtttgaaaGTTTATGGGATACTAACCACTTCCTTTACACAATTTCAACCTCACCATGCCAGTTACATACTTTTGAGATCTTTCTATGCTCTCTCGTACAAAATCACATTCTGGTGAGAACCAAAAACctataatcatttaaataaataattaattgactAATTAATCgctatttaataaaatatacaaagggattgcaattttcattgatataaaaaaaaaaaggatgataataaatatctcttaCCATTGTATACATAATCGGACATTTTCTCAGCGAGATAAGATTTAATTCTCAACACTTCACGATCCAATACGTAGATCTCTAAATCTTGATGAGCCTCGTAAAGAATCTTACTACCCGGTGCTTCGTAAATTCCAcgagactaaaaaaaaaaaaaaaaaaaaattgacgagTATCGCGagtaatcattatttattaattaaattgaaatcttATCGAGTACCTTTAAACCTATATAACGATTTTCGACTATATCGATCCTTCCTATTCCATGTTTGCCGCCAATCTCATTCAAGTATTCGATTATTTCCAAAGGATTATCAATGACGTAACAATTGTCAAGATTTTGTACAGAGGAAGGATATCCTTTAGTAAAAgcaatttcaatttcttcgGGTTCATTCGGACAGTTCTCTAAATTTGTTGTCATTTTGCATAATTCTATCGGTGCTGGGATAGCTGGATTTTCCAATATTCCTGATTCATaactgtaataaataatttgatttaaatttatgaataaacaaaagagATCAGAttgtattatcattaatacatATCACATAcctaatatgtaataaattagcATCAGTACTCCAAGGTTCTTTCGGTGTTGCTGAGACTGGTATTCCATTTTTATGAGCATATTCGAGTAAATCTGTCCTTCCAGAAAATCTGGTATAAAATTCACGCTTTCTCCAAAGTGCCAGTatctgtaataaataatttcaatgttattaaaatcaaaagaaaaatatttatacacacacacacacatatatatatataatatatataaaatgaaaatatattttaagagtTACCTCGATTTCAGGACAGAGACTGTAACAGCTCAAATCGAATCTTACTTGATCGTTTCCCTTTCCAGTAGCTCCGTGAGCAACGAGAGAAGCTTTCTCAGCCTTAGCAGTTCGAATTAAACC
Coding sequences within it:
- the LOC122631547 gene encoding argininosuccinate synthase; the protein is MAENNKRVVLAYSGGLDTSCILSWLKENGYDVIVYVANIGQEEDFDALEDKALKIGAKKVIIEDLRRIFVTSYVWPAIACGLRYEGRYLLGTSIARPCISEGLIRTAKAEKASLVAHGATGKGNDQVRFDLSCYSLCPEIEILALWRKREFYTRFSGRTDLLEYAHKNGIPVSATPKEPWSTDANLLHISYESGILENPAIPAPIELCKMTTNLENCPNEPEEIEIAFTKGYPSSVQNLDNCYVIDNPLEIIEYLNEIGGKHGIGRIDIVENRYIGLKSRGIYEAPGSKILYEAHQDLEIYVLDREVLRIKSYLAEKMSDYVYNGFWFSPECDFVRESIERSQKYVTGMVRLKLCKGSVSILGRSSDISLYNENLVSMDKQGDFQPEDAEGFIRTQAIRLKEFHRFKKQQQIAE